Proteins encoded within one genomic window of Gemmatimonadaceae bacterium:
- a CDS encoding J domain-containing protein, with amino-acid sequence MAQTKDFYAVLGVPSTATQDEIKKAYRKLAKKYHPDANASDPKAAEKFKEISEANNILGDAKKRKQYDEMRRLGAFGGFGGFGGGASPRGGTAQRGPAGASNVNFQDFDIGGLGGLGDLFGSIFGGGGRAQSRPSGPQRGQNIETSLDIPFRTAARGGKVPVELEVNEECGTCHGTGGAPGTSMKICPECSGRGVVSFGQGGFAVNRPCPMCLGRGQVPSQPCPTCIGAGEVRTRKKVLITVPPGVDSGSKIRLKGQGGKGSANGPPGDLLITFSVLPDKFYQREGLDVIASLPLNIAQATLGSKVSVTTLDGKKVLIRIPAGTPSGKRFRVRAQGIHKGSETGDLIVEVKIEAPEKLSEEQERIMREFAAAGGMKY; translated from the coding sequence ATGGCTCAGACCAAGGACTTCTACGCGGTACTCGGCGTTCCGTCCACCGCCACTCAGGACGAGATAAAGAAAGCCTACCGCAAGCTCGCCAAGAAATACCACCCGGACGCCAACGCGAGCGATCCGAAAGCGGCCGAGAAGTTCAAGGAGATCTCCGAGGCGAACAATATTCTCGGGGACGCCAAGAAGCGCAAACAGTACGATGAGATGCGCCGGCTGGGCGCGTTCGGAGGTTTCGGTGGATTCGGCGGCGGTGCGTCGCCGCGAGGTGGCACGGCGCAGCGGGGCCCGGCGGGAGCGTCCAACGTCAATTTCCAGGACTTCGACATCGGCGGTCTTGGCGGCCTCGGAGATCTGTTCGGTTCGATCTTCGGTGGCGGAGGCAGGGCTCAGTCGCGTCCATCGGGACCCCAGCGCGGGCAGAACATCGAGACAAGCCTCGACATTCCATTCCGCACCGCTGCCCGCGGCGGCAAGGTGCCGGTCGAGCTCGAGGTAAATGAGGAGTGCGGCACCTGTCATGGAACCGGAGGCGCCCCCGGCACGTCGATGAAGATCTGTCCCGAGTGCTCGGGGCGCGGTGTGGTCTCGTTCGGTCAGGGCGGGTTCGCCGTCAACCGGCCGTGTCCCATGTGCCTTGGCCGCGGACAGGTTCCGTCGCAGCCGTGCCCGACGTGCATTGGCGCGGGTGAGGTCAGGACGCGCAAGAAGGTGTTGATCACGGTTCCCCCCGGAGTTGACAGCGGATCGAAGATTCGGCTCAAGGGGCAGGGCGGAAAAGGCTCGGCGAATGGTCCGCCGGGTGATCTTCTGATCACTTTCAGCGTTCTGCCGGACAAGTTCTATCAGCGGGAAGGACTGGATGTGATAGCGTCGCTCCCGCTGAACATCGCGCAGGCGACGCTCGGGTCCAAGGTCAGCGTCACCACGCTCGACGGGAAAAAGGTGCTGATTCGCATCCCCGCTGGCACGCCATCGGGGAAGCGGTTCCGCGTAAGAGCCCAGGGAATCCACAAGGGCTCGGAAACTGGTGACCTCATCGTTGAGGTCAAAATTGAGGCACCCGAAAAGCTTTCCGAGGAGCAGGAGCGCATTATGCGCGAGTTCGCCGCCGCAGGCGGGATGAAGTATTAG
- a CDS encoding nucleotide exchange factor GrpE, with protein MRKSRDGMRDSQIDHSIVREADDRLPVPADASGFSESDEVADSTDSTGDLASELQRELTVERDKHLRLIAEFDNFRKRMLKEKIEAESRGQAELVRQILDPLDDIARFAHVDPAATDSVTIVQGVEMVEKKLGKSLRAAGLEPVNPVDDKFDPSLHEAVATDPTESAALDGTVSRVFQVGYTFKGQLLRPARVVVRQYPGSR; from the coding sequence ATGAGAAAAAGCAGGGATGGCATGAGAGATTCGCAGATTGACCATTCGATCGTCCGGGAAGCTGACGATCGTCTACCGGTACCAGCCGACGCCTCCGGTTTTTCGGAGAGCGACGAGGTTGCGGATTCCACCGATTCGACGGGCGACCTCGCATCAGAGCTTCAGCGTGAGCTGACGGTGGAGCGCGACAAGCATCTCCGGCTCATCGCCGAGTTCGACAATTTCCGCAAGCGGATGCTGAAGGAGAAAATTGAGGCGGAGTCCAGAGGCCAGGCTGAGCTCGTGAGGCAGATCCTTGATCCACTCGACGACATCGCCCGGTTCGCTCACGTGGACCCGGCCGCTACCGACTCGGTAACCATCGTCCAGGGAGTGGAGATGGTGGAGAAGAAGCTCGGAAAGTCGCTCCGCGCCGCCGGACTCGAGCCGGTCAATCCGGTGGACGATAAATTCGACCCTTCGCTTCACGAGGCAGTCGCGACTGATCCAACGGAATCCGCCGCGCTCGACGGAACCGTTTCGCGTGTCTTCCAGGTCGGCTACACCTTCAAGGGACAGCTGCTGAGGCCGGCCCGCGTGGTGGTCAGGCAGTATCCCGGTTCTCGCTGA